The Chionomys nivalis chromosome 20, mChiNiv1.1, whole genome shotgun sequence genome includes a region encoding these proteins:
- the LOC130862522 gene encoding zinc finger protein 709-like, protein METAIIGLFRPDQDLVSFEDLAVNFTQEEWDLLDPSQKSLYGDVMLETCRNFTAIGYEWEDQKIEEHNEDPEINLRHVISHSEYTQYEHEDYEQKPQDSNFLTSIEGYTETQTSSGPSECEVCLKSYGLYHLTYNGHHNYDYKECEGSQTVRKCYECNQCGKTLSSFNSLQRHQKIHIEERPYKCQQCSKAFRCLNALQSHERIHTGEKPYECKHCGTAFSRLTHLRLHEKVHTGEKHYECKQCDIVFKSQSSYHRHKIMHGETFYNCKECGKSFIYPSLLQMHERTHTGEKPFECKLCGKAFRYHSSIRLHERTHTGEKPYECKHCGKAFTRQSYLQFHERSHTGEKPYQCKECGKAFRHHSYLRLHERRHTGEKPYECVQCGRSFSRQSSFKRHQSVHAVENPYKCQQYLIPLSLFPSNE, encoded by the exons ATGGAGACTGCCATTATTGGACTCTTCAGGCCGGATCAG GACCTGGTGAGCTTTGAGGATCTGGCTGTGAACTTCACCCAGGAAGAGTGGGatttgctggatccttcccagaagagtcTCTATggagatgtgatgctggagacctgcAGGAACTTCACTGCCATCG GATACGAATGGGAAGACCAGAAAATTGAAGAACATAATGAAGATCCTGAAATAAATCTAAG gCACGTCATATCTCACTCTGAATATACACAGTATGAACATGAAGACTATGAACAGAAGCCACAGGACTCCAATTTTCTTACAAGTATTGAAGGATACACGGAAACTCAGACTTCGAGTGGGCCTTCTGAGTGTGAGGTGTGTTTAAAATCCTATGGACTGTATCACCTAACTTATAATGGACATCACAACTATGACTACAAGGAGTGTGAAGGAAGTCAGACTGTTCGGAAATGTtatgaatgtaaccagtgtggtaaaACCTTGAGTTCTTTCAATTCTCTTCaaagacatcagaaaattcatATTGAAGAAAGACCATATAAGTGTCAGCAGTGTAGCAAGGCCTTTAGATGTCTCAATGCCCTTCAGTcacatgaaagaattcacactggagaaaaaCCTTACGAATGTAAACACTGTGGTACAGCCTTTAGCAGACTTACTCACCTGCGATTACATGAAAAAGTTCACACTGGAGAAAAACACTATGAATGTAAACAGTGTGATATAGTTTTCAAGTCTCAGAGTTCCtatcatagacataaaataatgcaTGGAGAAACATTTTATAATTGTAAAGAGTGTGGTAAATCTTTCATTTACCCCTCTTTActtcaaatgcatgaaagaacGCACACAGGTGAAAAGCCCTTTGAGTGTAAGCTGTGTGGGAAAGCTTTTAGATATCATTCTTCCATACGGTTACACGAAAGAACGCATACGGGAgaaaaaccttatgaatgtaaacATTGTGGTAAAGCATTTACACGTCAAAGTTACCTTCAGTTCCATGAAAGAagccacactggagagaaaccttatcaaTGTAAagaatgtggtaaagcttttaggCATCACTCTTACCTCCGATTACATGAAAGaagacatactggagagaaaccgtatGAGTGCGTGCAGTGTGGCAGATCCTTCAGCCGGCAGAGTTCCTTTAAGAGGCATCAGTCCGTCCATGCTGTGGAAAACCCCTATAAATGTCAACAATACCTAATTCCTTTATCCCTGTTTCcttcaaatgaatga